The Elaeis guineensis isolate ETL-2024a chromosome 14, EG11, whole genome shotgun sequence genome has a segment encoding these proteins:
- the LOC105057305 gene encoding galactinol synthase 2: MAAAILKKAAMVCGYGKPAPAPKGRRAYVTFLAGDGDYWKGVVGLAKGLRKVRSAYPLVVAVLPDVPEDHRRILRSQGCLVREIEPVYPPENQTQFAMAYYVINYSKLRIWEFVEYQKMIYLDADIQVYDNIDHLFDLPGGYFYAVMDCFCEKTWSHTPQYQIGYCQQCPDKVSWPEDKLGPPPALYFNAGMFVHEPSLATAESLLKTVKSTPPTPFAEQDFLNMFFKDIYKPIPGVYNLVLAMLWRHPENVELEKVKVVHYCAAGSKPWRYTGKEANMDREDIKMLVKKWWEIYNNESLDYKGPAREVAQDGLKQPLVAALSEAGAVNYVTAPSAA; encoded by the exons ATGGCGGCAGCGATCCTCAAGAAGGCGGCGATGGTCTGCGGATATGGAAAGCCGGCCCCGGCGCCGAAGGGTAGGAGAGCGTACGTGACGTTCCTCGCCGGTGACGGGGATTATTGGAAGGGCGTGGTAGGGCTGGCCAAGGGTTTGAGGAAGGTGAGGTCGGCGTACCCACTGGTGGTGGCGGTGCTGCCCGACGTGCCGGAGGACCACCGCCGGATCCTCCGCTCTCAGGGCTGCCTCGTCCGCGAGATCGAGCCCGTCTACCCTCCCGAGAACCAGACCCAGTTCGCCATGGCGTACTACGTTATCAACTACTCCAAGCTCCGTATCTGGGAG TTTGTGGAGTACCAGAAGATGATATACCTGGACGCGGATATCCAGGTATATGATAACATCGACCATCTCTTCGATCTCCCGGGTGGATACTTCTATGcggtgatggattgcttctgcgAGAAGACGTGGAGTCACACGCCGCAGTACCAGATCGGGTACTGCCAGCAGTGCCCGGATAAGGTATCCTGGCCGGAGGACAAGCTGGGTCCGCCGCCGGCGCTCTACTTCAACGCTGGGATGTTCGTCCACGAGCCCAGCCTCGCCACCGCCGAGTCCCTTCTGAAGACCGTCAAGTCCACTCCCCCCACCCCTTTTGCCGAACAG GACTTTTTGAACATGTTCTTTAAGGACATTTACAAGCCCATCCCTGGGGTTTACAATCTGGTCCTCGCGATGCTGTGGAGGCATCCGGAGAACGTGGAGCTGGAAAAGGTCAAGGTCGTCCACTACTGCGCCGCG GGGTCGAAGCCGTGGAGGTACACTGGGAAGGAGGCGAACATGGACCGGGAGGATATCAAGATGCTGGTCAAGAAGTGGTGGGAGATTTATAACAACGAGTCGCTGGACTACAAGGGGCCGGCGAGGGAGGTGGCGCAGGATGGGTTGAAGCAGCCGCTCGTGGCGGCGCTGTCGGAGGCCGGGGCGGTGAATTACGTCACTGCGCCCTCGGCCGCGTGA